A single region of the Streptomyces virginiae genome encodes:
- a CDS encoding ABC transporter permease, with translation MRGAGRAATATAPAPAQTPTASAAPEAPAAPVTSAPPEAPATGPDAVPAPKGPASPGAARGTAHGRHAPSPLRKAAGALGRWLRATALRSAALVALLVLWETAPRLGLVDATFLPPVSEVATAWWDLLGNGQLGQHTRASLARSFGGFAIAVVVAVPLGLLIGWYRPVAAFLGPLLEVFRNTAALALLPVFVLLLGIGETSKVSIVVYACLWPVLLNTISAVGNADPTLVRLARSMDLSTPRLFQKVILPSSVPAVFTGIRLAGAVSILVLVAAEMIGAKAGLGYLINASQYNFAIPQMYAGIITISAVGVAFNQLLVTIERRLSTWRVPV, from the coding sequence CTGCGCGGCGCCGGCCGGGCGGCCACGGCAACGGCACCCGCCCCCGCACAGACGCCGACGGCCTCAGCGGCCCCGGAGGCTCCCGCGGCCCCGGTGACTTCCGCGCCCCCCGAGGCACCCGCCACCGGACCGGACGCCGTGCCCGCGCCGAAGGGCCCCGCCTCTCCGGGCGCCGCTCGGGGCACCGCCCACGGCCGCCACGCCCCGTCCCCCCTCCGGAAGGCCGCCGGGGCGCTCGGCCGGTGGCTGCGCGCCACCGCCCTGCGCTCGGCGGCCCTCGTCGCCCTGCTCGTCCTCTGGGAGACCGCCCCCCGCCTCGGCCTGGTCGACGCCACCTTCCTCCCGCCGGTCAGCGAGGTCGCCACGGCCTGGTGGGACCTCCTGGGCAACGGCCAGCTCGGTCAGCACACCCGGGCCAGTCTCGCCCGCTCCTTCGGCGGCTTCGCCATCGCCGTCGTCGTCGCGGTCCCGCTCGGCCTGCTCATCGGCTGGTACCGGCCGGTGGCCGCGTTCCTCGGCCCGCTGCTGGAGGTGTTCCGCAACACCGCCGCACTGGCCCTGCTCCCCGTCTTCGTGCTGCTGCTCGGGATCGGCGAGACCTCGAAGGTCTCGATCGTCGTCTACGCCTGCCTCTGGCCGGTCCTGCTGAACACCATCAGCGCCGTGGGCAACGCCGATCCCACCCTCGTGCGACTGGCCCGCTCGATGGACCTGTCCACCCCCAGGCTCTTCCAGAAGGTGATCCTGCCGTCCTCCGTACCGGCCGTCTTCACCGGCATCCGGCTGGCCGGCGCGGTCTCCATCCTGGTCCTGGTGGCCGCCGAGATGATCGGCGCCAAGGCGGGCCTCGGCTATCTGATCAACGCCTCGCAGTACAACTTCGCGATCCCGCAGATGTACGCGGGCATCATCACCATCTCCGCCGTCGGCGTGGCCTTCAACCAGCTGCTGGTCACGATCGAACGCCGCCTGAGCACCTGGCGCGTCCCCGTCTGA
- a CDS encoding LLM class flavin-dependent oxidoreductase — MTANRTLHLNAFLMNVGHHDAAWRHPDSRPELITDLRYFQDLARTAERGLLDSIFFADGVALWGKARHNALGGFEPLTLLSAIAAVTEHIGLIATVSTTFNEPYNLARKFASLDHISGGRAGWNIVTSGTVDEARNFNRDEHLEHHLRYERAHEFLDVATKLWDSWEDDAIVLDKERGIYADTDKLHPAAHRGEHFGVAGPLNVPRSPQGYPLLVQAGSSEDGKEFAARYAEAVFTAQQTLADGQTFYKDLKSRLAKYGRAESDLLVLPGIAPVIGSTEAEAKALEQQLTDLQVPEYGLAQLSGMLNVDLTGLPLDGPLPDLPEERDINGNKSRFTLVAELARRDGLTLRQLIARLGAGRGHRVFAGTPEQIADQLEEWFTQGAADGFNIMAPVLPTGLTAFVDHVVPILQRRGLFRTEYTGATLRENYGLARPVNRHTKESV, encoded by the coding sequence ATGACCGCGAACCGCACCCTCCACCTCAACGCCTTCCTGATGAACGTCGGTCACCACGACGCCGCCTGGCGCCACCCCGACAGCCGGCCCGAACTCATCACCGACCTGCGGTACTTCCAGGACCTGGCCCGCACCGCCGAGCGCGGACTGCTCGACTCCATCTTCTTCGCCGACGGCGTCGCCCTCTGGGGCAAGGCCCGCCACAACGCCCTCGGCGGCTTCGAGCCGCTCACCCTGCTCTCCGCCATCGCCGCCGTCACCGAGCACATCGGGCTCATCGCCACCGTCTCCACGACCTTCAACGAGCCCTACAACCTGGCCCGCAAGTTCGCCTCCCTCGACCACATCAGCGGTGGCCGGGCCGGCTGGAACATCGTCACCTCCGGCACCGTCGACGAGGCCCGCAACTTCAACCGCGACGAGCACCTGGAGCACCACCTCCGCTACGAACGCGCCCACGAGTTCCTCGACGTCGCCACCAAGCTCTGGGACAGCTGGGAGGACGACGCGATCGTCCTCGACAAGGAGCGCGGCATCTACGCCGACACCGACAAGCTGCATCCGGCCGCCCACCGCGGCGAGCACTTCGGCGTCGCCGGGCCGCTCAACGTCCCGCGCTCCCCCCAGGGCTACCCGCTGCTCGTGCAGGCCGGGTCCTCCGAGGACGGCAAGGAGTTCGCGGCCCGATACGCCGAGGCGGTCTTCACCGCCCAGCAGACCCTCGCGGACGGCCAGACCTTCTACAAGGACCTCAAGTCCCGCCTCGCCAAGTACGGCCGTGCCGAGAGCGACCTCCTCGTCCTGCCCGGCATCGCCCCCGTCATCGGCTCCACCGAGGCCGAGGCGAAGGCCCTGGAACAGCAGCTCACCGACCTCCAGGTGCCCGAGTACGGCCTCGCCCAGCTCTCCGGCATGCTGAACGTCGACCTCACCGGACTGCCGCTGGACGGCCCGCTCCCGGACCTGCCCGAGGAACGCGACATCAACGGCAACAAGAGCCGCTTCACCCTCGTCGCCGAACTCGCCCGGCGCGACGGCCTCACCCTGCGCCAGCTGATCGCCCGCCTCGGCGCCGGCCGCGGTCACCGCGTCTTCGCCGGTACCCCCGAGCAGATCGCCGACCAGCTCGAGGAGTGGTTCACCCAGGGAGCCGCCGACGGCTTCAACATCATGGCGCCGGTCCTGCCCACCGGCCTGACCGCGTTCGTCGACCACGTCGTGCCGATCCTCCAGCGGCGCGGGCTGTTCCGCACCGAGTACACCGGCGCCACCCTCCGCGAGAACTACGGCCTCGCCCGGCCGGTCAACCGGCACACCAAGGAGAGCGTATGA
- a CDS encoding FAD-binding protein: MTEYATDVLVVGGGPAATWAALGAAEVGARVVLADKGYCGTSGATAAGGTGVWYVPPEPAAREAAMASREGLGGYLADRRWMARVLDETYDRMNELATHGRYPFPTGPDGQPLRGGLQGPEYMRRMRIRIRRAGVRVLDHSPVTELLTDADGIVAGAAGYRRQLRESYRVRAGAVVLATGGCAFLSGALGTNTDTGDGALFAAEVGAELSGMEFSNAYGIAPEGTSVTKTAFYSFATFYQEDGRVLEGAASQGGRSVIARELLTGARVYARLDRADESARAAMRLAQPNFFLTFDRLGIDPFTDRFAVTLLAEGTVRGTGGIRITGDDCATGVAGLYAAGDAATREEICGGFTGGGSHNAAWAISSGSWAGRGAAGYARSLGSARTASRPVTGAGGAGLRPTGSAAGAPEHREAVALVQREVLPYDKNYLRRGEVLAASLRTLDAAWSQLRAGLHGEGADLVRARQAAAMTAHARWMYAAALARSESRGMAKRLDHPDQDPAQHHRILVGGLDRVWTRPAARAGVAA; encoded by the coding sequence ATGACCGAGTACGCCACCGACGTCCTCGTGGTCGGCGGTGGCCCGGCCGCCACCTGGGCGGCGCTGGGGGCCGCCGAGGTGGGCGCCCGCGTCGTCCTCGCGGACAAGGGCTACTGCGGGACCAGCGGCGCGACGGCCGCGGGCGGCACCGGTGTCTGGTACGTCCCGCCGGAGCCCGCCGCCCGGGAGGCCGCCATGGCCTCCCGGGAGGGCCTCGGCGGGTACCTCGCCGACCGCCGCTGGATGGCCCGGGTCCTCGACGAGACCTACGACCGGATGAACGAGCTGGCCACGCACGGCCGTTACCCCTTCCCGACCGGCCCCGACGGGCAGCCGCTCCGGGGCGGCCTGCAAGGCCCCGAGTACATGCGGCGGATGCGCATCCGGATCCGCCGGGCCGGGGTCCGCGTCCTGGACCACAGCCCGGTCACCGAGCTGCTCACCGACGCGGACGGCATCGTCGCGGGCGCCGCCGGCTACCGCCGCCAGCTGCGCGAGTCCTACCGGGTCCGGGCCGGCGCCGTGGTCCTCGCCACCGGCGGCTGCGCCTTCCTCAGCGGAGCCCTCGGCACGAACACCGACACCGGCGACGGGGCACTGTTCGCCGCCGAGGTCGGGGCGGAGCTCTCCGGGATGGAGTTCTCCAACGCCTACGGCATCGCCCCCGAGGGCACCTCCGTCACCAAGACCGCCTTCTACTCCTTCGCCACCTTCTACCAGGAGGACGGCAGGGTCCTGGAGGGCGCGGCGAGCCAGGGCGGCCGCTCGGTGATCGCCCGCGAACTCCTCACCGGCGCCCGGGTGTACGCCCGTCTGGACCGCGCCGACGAGTCCGCCCGGGCCGCGATGCGCCTCGCGCAGCCCAACTTCTTCCTCACCTTCGACCGGCTCGGCATCGATCCCTTCACGGACCGGTTCGCCGTCACCCTGCTCGCCGAGGGCACGGTCCGCGGCACCGGCGGCATCCGGATCACCGGCGACGACTGCGCCACCGGGGTTGCCGGGCTGTACGCCGCCGGGGACGCGGCCACCCGCGAGGAGATCTGCGGGGGCTTCACCGGAGGCGGCAGCCACAACGCCGCCTGGGCCATCTCCTCGGGCAGCTGGGCCGGCCGGGGCGCCGCGGGGTACGCCCGCTCCCTCGGTTCCGCCCGGACGGCGAGCCGTCCCGTCACCGGCGCCGGCGGGGCGGGCCTGCGCCCGACGGGGAGCGCGGCCGGCGCGCCGGAACACCGCGAGGCCGTGGCGCTCGTACAGCGGGAGGTACTGCCGTACGACAAGAACTACCTCCGGCGCGGCGAGGTCCTCGCGGCCTCCCTGCGCACCCTCGACGCGGCCTGGTCACAGCTGCGCGCGGGTCTGCACGGTGAAGGGGCCGACCTGGTCAGGGCCCGGCAGGCGGCGGCGATGACGGCGCACGCGCGGTGGATGTACGCCGCCGCCCTCGCCCGGTCCGAGTCCCGGGGCATGGCCAAGCGCCTCGACCACCCGGACCAGGACCCGGCTCAGCACCACCGGATCCTGGTCGGGGGATTGGACCGGGTGTGGACCAGGCCCGCCGCGAGGGCAGGGGTGGCCGCATGA
- a CDS encoding 4Fe-4S dicluster domain-containing protein: protein MIELVSAERCIACDKCVEVCPTDVFERGPEGIPLLVRQEDCQTCFLCEANCPVDALFVAPLTRPLPEDPAVRDEAGLVSRGLLGSYRREIGWGEGRTPGSLRAIGPPLGRSAPPITS, encoded by the coding sequence ATGATCGAACTGGTTTCGGCGGAGCGCTGCATCGCCTGCGACAAATGCGTGGAGGTGTGCCCGACCGATGTCTTCGAACGGGGCCCCGAGGGGATTCCGCTGCTCGTACGGCAGGAGGACTGCCAGACCTGCTTCCTGTGCGAGGCGAACTGCCCGGTGGACGCGCTGTTCGTGGCCCCGCTGACCCGGCCCCTGCCGGAGGACCCGGCCGTCCGGGACGAAGCGGGGTTGGTGAGCCGCGGGCTGCTCGGCAGCTACCGGCGGGAGATCGGCTGGGGTGAAGGGCGGACGCCCGGCTCGCTGCGGGCGATCGGGCCGCCGCTCGGCCGGTCCGCGCCGCCGATCACGTCCTGA
- a CDS encoding NADP-dependent oxidoreductase codes for MKAITYNAYGTPAPLQLVDSPRPKVGPGEVLVRVKAAGVNPVDWKLAAGYLDPILEVRYPVIPGWDVAGVVEAVGEDTFDHAVGDEVYGYVRKEWVELGTYAELVSAPVRTLARKPRELSFEQAAGLPLAGLTAYQSLTRVGLQAGETVVIHSAAGGTGSFGVQIAVALGLRVIGTAGAHNHDYLRSLGAEPVLYGEGMADRIRALAPEGVDAGLDFYGDDVIETLQSLVKERHRVVSIADYNAAAQGAHQLWVRPDTADLTFLAELADAGKLTVNVEHALPLAEAAKAWELSAAGRTRGKIVLTV; via the coding sequence ATGAAGGCCATCACTTACAACGCCTACGGAACTCCCGCCCCCCTCCAGCTCGTCGACTCACCGCGGCCCAAGGTGGGACCGGGCGAGGTCCTCGTGCGCGTCAAGGCCGCCGGGGTCAATCCGGTGGACTGGAAGCTCGCAGCCGGATATCTCGACCCGATCCTCGAAGTCCGCTACCCGGTCATACCCGGCTGGGACGTGGCCGGAGTCGTCGAAGCGGTCGGCGAGGACACCTTCGACCACGCCGTCGGCGACGAGGTCTACGGCTACGTCCGCAAGGAATGGGTCGAGCTCGGCACGTACGCGGAACTGGTGTCCGCCCCCGTCCGCACCCTCGCCCGCAAGCCCCGCGAGTTGAGCTTCGAGCAGGCCGCGGGCCTCCCGCTGGCCGGTCTCACGGCCTACCAGTCGCTCACCCGCGTCGGCCTCCAGGCCGGGGAGACCGTGGTCATCCACTCCGCGGCCGGCGGCACCGGATCCTTCGGCGTGCAGATCGCGGTCGCGCTCGGCCTGCGGGTCATCGGCACGGCGGGCGCGCACAACCACGACTACCTGCGCTCCCTCGGCGCGGAGCCCGTGCTGTACGGCGAGGGGATGGCGGACCGGATCCGCGCGCTCGCGCCCGAAGGCGTCGACGCGGGACTGGACTTCTACGGCGACGACGTCATCGAGACGCTGCAGTCCCTGGTCAAGGAACGCCACCGGGTCGTCTCCATCGCGGACTACAACGCGGCCGCCCAGGGCGCCCACCAGCTGTGGGTGCGCCCGGACACCGCCGACCTGACCTTCCTGGCGGAACTGGCCGACGCGGGGAAGCTCACGGTCAACGTGGAACACGCGCTGCCGCTCGCCGAGGCCGCCAAGGCCTGGGAGCTGAGCGCCGCGGGCCGCACCCGCGGCAAGATCGTCCTGACCGTCTGA
- a CDS encoding DUF2470 domain-containing protein has protein sequence MRMFGAPATPADRPTDAERIRSILTAAHSMTVVTDGLRSEVRHLDGSDPMGRLHLHPAEPGGESEYRPSIRLEFTDIAPTPVRDRVRARVTVLGRLLTPYSDLAEGSGADSTCMEFDRAVLETPEGRSHVGLDELDAACPDPLSPYEAGMLTHLLDDHHDLVTLLLRLVRPLPTATVLRALPVAMDRYGITLRLEERRGHRDVRLPFPSPLDDVEQAGTQIQALFSAARRSSHRNTLPA, from the coding sequence ATGCGCATGTTCGGTGCCCCCGCCACCCCGGCCGACCGGCCCACCGATGCCGAGCGCATCCGGTCGATCCTGACCGCCGCCCACTCCATGACCGTGGTCACCGACGGACTGCGCTCCGAGGTCCGCCACCTCGACGGCAGCGACCCGATGGGCCGACTGCACCTGCACCCCGCCGAGCCCGGCGGCGAGTCCGAGTACCGGCCCTCGATCCGGCTGGAGTTCACGGACATCGCCCCCACCCCCGTACGGGACCGGGTGCGCGCCCGCGTCACCGTGCTGGGCCGCCTGCTGACCCCCTACTCCGACCTGGCCGAAGGCTCCGGCGCCGACTCCACCTGCATGGAATTCGACCGGGCCGTCCTGGAGACCCCGGAGGGCCGCTCGCACGTCGGCCTCGACGAGCTGGACGCGGCCTGCCCCGACCCGCTGTCCCCGTACGAGGCGGGCATGCTCACGCACCTCCTCGACGACCACCACGACCTCGTCACCCTGCTGCTGCGGCTGGTCCGGCCGCTGCCCACCGCCACCGTGCTCCGCGCGCTGCCGGTCGCCATGGACCGGTACGGGATCACCCTGCGGCTGGAGGAACGACGCGGCCATCGCGACGTGCGGCTGCCGTTCCCCTCCCCCCTCGACGACGTCGAGCAGGCCGGTACGCAGATCCAGGCACTGTTCAGCGCGGCCCGACGGAGCTCGCACCGCAACACCCTGCCGGCCTGA
- a CDS encoding cell division protein SepF — MSRYDVTDEQWEGLAQVVPLRSRNEWPSRVDHRTIPTAPGASAAEQRRFVVIRVQIFADAREVAEYLIAQIPVLLDLTGADSEVAKRILDFSSGVVFGLGSGMHRVDRNVFLLAPVGTEVEGIAAAAVPRS, encoded by the coding sequence GTGAGCAGGTACGACGTCACCGACGAACAGTGGGAGGGGCTCGCGCAGGTGGTTCCCCTGCGCAGTCGCAACGAATGGCCCTCCCGGGTGGACCACCGCACGATTCCCACCGCGCCCGGGGCGTCGGCGGCGGAGCAGCGGCGCTTCGTGGTGATCAGAGTTCAGATCTTCGCGGACGCGCGGGAGGTGGCGGAGTACCTGATCGCGCAGATCCCGGTCCTGCTCGACCTCACCGGGGCGGACAGCGAAGTGGCCAAGCGGATCCTGGACTTCAGCAGCGGCGTGGTCTTCGGCCTGGGCAGCGGGATGCACCGGGTGGACCGGAACGTCTTCCTGCTCGCGCCGGTGGGGACCGAGGTCGAGGGGATCGCGGCCGCGGCCGTCCCCCGATCGTAG
- a CDS encoding ATP-binding protein, protein MDAISDAAAVGAPALVALADTPAGPVPAALLAALPAAAPAAEGDATASPGASPAPPTPPTGVEEDDAVVVPAQARPAGSGRPTEPAQRCPRPVVTELRLSAFGPHRSAVHPLGPLTLFAGPSGSGKSQALAAYEALAGLGSGATLEEAFPDPRARIPDRAVPDAQRRRGFRLGCTVDGPAGPVRLDLAVQAEPTLRIVGERLSQGGQILLATALRDPGRRSVQAAWLTGGAVGVTRAPLPDDRLGTALLPLRVAGSTAGQRQVLAAAEQVVVALRAVFPCDPRPDRMRAAVAPGEGRLLGDCANLADVLRRTRSECGTRHALLAEAARTGCAGSVAGLDVRAPAGGGPVEAVLDRGPGRPATELARLGAGELRFLALALVLLTGPGVLAMDPAAELLSARQALTVLADDFDRGLDGRQSAELLRLALLSCGRGHIRLVAAVGEGTAAAARDLPGVAMVDLRA, encoded by the coding sequence ATGGACGCCATTTCGGACGCGGCGGCGGTGGGCGCGCCCGCCCTCGTCGCGTTAGCCGACACCCCCGCCGGTCCCGTTCCCGCTGCGCTTCTCGCAGCCCTTCCCGCTGCCGCTCCGGCGGCCGAGGGAGATGCCACCGCGTCGCCCGGAGCCTCGCCCGCGCCTCCCACGCCTCCCACCGGCGTGGAGGAAGACGACGCCGTCGTCGTGCCCGCGCAGGCCCGCCCCGCCGGCTCCGGCCGTCCCACCGAGCCCGCGCAGCGCTGTCCGCGGCCCGTGGTCACCGAGCTGCGGCTCTCCGCCTTCGGGCCGCACCGCTCGGCGGTTCACCCGCTCGGCCCCCTCACCCTCTTCGCCGGGCCGAGCGGCAGCGGCAAGTCCCAGGCCCTGGCCGCCTACGAGGCCCTGGCCGGGCTGGGTTCCGGGGCCACGCTGGAGGAGGCCTTCCCGGACCCGCGCGCCCGCATCCCCGACCGGGCCGTCCCCGACGCGCAGCGCCGGCGCGGGTTCCGCCTCGGCTGCACCGTGGACGGACCCGCGGGCCCGGTCCGGCTCGACCTCGCCGTCCAGGCCGAGCCCACGCTGCGGATCGTCGGCGAACGGCTCTCCCAGGGCGGGCAGATCCTGCTCGCCACCGCTCTGCGTGACCCCGGCCGGCGCTCGGTCCAGGCCGCCTGGCTGACCGGTGGCGCCGTCGGTGTCACCCGGGCCCCGCTGCCCGACGACCGGCTCGGCACGGCACTGCTCCCGCTCCGCGTCGCCGGTTCCACCGCGGGTCAGCGCCAGGTGCTGGCCGCCGCCGAGCAGGTGGTCGTGGCCCTGCGCGCGGTGTTCCCGTGCGACCCCCGCCCGGACCGGATGCGCGCCGCCGTCGCGCCGGGAGAGGGCCGGCTGCTGGGCGACTGCGCCAACCTGGCCGATGTGCTGCGGCGGACCCGTAGCGAATGCGGCACCCGCCACGCGCTGCTGGCGGAGGCGGCCCGTACCGGCTGCGCCGGGTCCGTGGCGGGCCTGGACGTACGGGCCCCCGCGGGCGGCGGCCCCGTCGAGGCGGTGCTGGACCGCGGCCCGGGCCGGCCCGCGACCGAGCTGGCCCGACTGGGCGCGGGCGAACTCCGCTTCCTCGCGCTGGCGCTGGTCCTGCTCACCGGGCCCGGGGTGCTGGCCATGGACCCGGCGGCCGAACTGCTCTCCGCGCGGCAGGCCCTGACGGTGCTGGCCGACGACTTCGACCGCGGCCTCGACGGGCGTCAGAGCGCCGAGCTGCTGCGTCTGGCCCTGCTGTCCTGCGGCCGCGGCCACATCCGGCTCGTGGCGGCGGTGGGGGAGGGGACGGCCGCGGCCGCCCGCGATCTCCCGGGCGTCGCGATGGTAGACCTGAGGGCATGA
- a CDS encoding nucleotide pyrophosphohydrolase, which produces MDRLQRRLVQFAAARGWEPYHTPKNLAVALSVEASELVEIFQWLTPEQSAKVMEKPESAHRVADEVADVLAYLLQFCEVLGVDVLDALAAKIERNELRFPVPGTSTPNRHSSE; this is translated from the coding sequence CTGGACCGGCTGCAGCGCCGGCTCGTGCAGTTCGCGGCCGCGCGCGGCTGGGAGCCGTACCACACGCCCAAGAACCTGGCGGTGGCGCTCAGCGTGGAGGCGTCCGAACTGGTCGAGATCTTCCAGTGGTTGACGCCGGAGCAGTCGGCGAAGGTCATGGAGAAGCCGGAGTCGGCCCACCGCGTGGCCGACGAGGTGGCCGACGTGCTCGCGTATCTGCTGCAGTTCTGTGAGGTTCTCGGGGTGGATGTGCTGGATGCGCTCGCCGCGAAGATCGAGAGGAACGAACTCCGCTTCCCCGTGCCGGGTACATCGACACCGAATCGTCACTCTTCGGAGTGA
- a CDS encoding DUF6099 family protein, which produces MDAVRLIAAGRHALAQSGVAWDIVGEAWQAQALAQGVGSYLAVTGPPELRSEARGLGEAGGRGCGVLDRAALRGEGSAPEYPPRAAQLSEVSDVRQAMLGLQALLGEVGIALVGVACGTDDEALYWQCIESIDAADESSDRVRAILRRMTVRERGSASGVA; this is translated from the coding sequence ATGGATGCGGTACGGCTCATCGCGGCCGGCCGGCACGCGCTGGCACAGAGCGGGGTCGCGTGGGACATCGTGGGCGAGGCCTGGCAGGCCCAGGCGCTCGCGCAGGGCGTAGGGAGCTATCTGGCGGTCACCGGGCCGCCGGAACTGAGATCGGAGGCACGAGGACTGGGGGAAGCGGGAGGAAGAGGCTGCGGGGTGCTCGACCGGGCGGCCCTGCGCGGAGAGGGCAGCGCGCCCGAGTATCCGCCGAGAGCCGCGCAGTTGAGCGAGGTTTCGGACGTCCGGCAGGCGATGCTCGGACTCCAGGCGCTGCTGGGTGAAGTGGGCATAGCCCTGGTCGGGGTGGCCTGCGGGACGGACGACGAGGCCCTGTACTGGCAGTGCATAGAGTCGATCGACGCGGCCGACGAGTCGAGCGACCGGGTGCGGGCGATCCTGCGCCGCATGACGGTCCGTGAACGAGGCTCCGCCTCGGGCGTGGCCTGA
- a CDS encoding LLM class F420-dependent oxidoreductase produces MDLRVFTEPQQGASYDTLLSVAKATEDLGFDAFFRSDHYLRMGSADGLPGPTDAWITLAGLARETERIRLGTLMTAGTFRLPGVLAIQVAQVDQMSGGRIELGLGAGWFEEEHKAYGIPFPADRMSRLEEQLAIVTGLWATEPGATFDHAGTHYRVENSPALPKPAQAKIPVLVGGHGARRTPRLAARYADEFNMPFASIADSARQFARVREAAEEAGRGPDDLRYSNALVVCVGKDDAEVARRAAAIGRDVDELKANGLAGTPAEVVEKIGAYGAAGASRVYLQLLDLHDLDHLELISAQVLSQVR; encoded by the coding sequence ATGGATCTTCGCGTTTTCACCGAGCCCCAGCAGGGCGCGAGCTACGACACCCTCCTGTCCGTCGCCAAGGCCACCGAGGACCTGGGCTTCGACGCGTTCTTCCGCTCCGACCACTACCTGCGGATGGGATCCGCCGACGGCCTGCCCGGCCCCACCGACGCCTGGATCACCCTCGCGGGCCTGGCCCGGGAGACCGAGCGGATCCGCCTCGGCACCCTGATGACGGCAGGAACCTTCCGGCTGCCCGGAGTCCTCGCCATCCAGGTGGCCCAGGTCGACCAGATGTCCGGCGGCCGCATCGAACTGGGTCTCGGCGCGGGCTGGTTCGAGGAGGAGCACAAGGCGTACGGCATCCCCTTCCCGGCGGACCGGATGTCCCGGCTGGAGGAGCAGCTGGCCATCGTCACCGGCCTGTGGGCCACCGAGCCCGGCGCCACCTTCGACCACGCCGGCACGCACTACCGGGTGGAGAACTCGCCCGCGCTGCCCAAGCCTGCCCAGGCCAAGATTCCCGTCCTCGTCGGCGGCCACGGCGCCAGGCGCACCCCGCGGCTCGCCGCCCGGTACGCGGACGAGTTCAACATGCCCTTCGCGTCCATCGCGGACAGCGCGCGCCAGTTCGCCCGGGTCCGGGAGGCGGCCGAGGAGGCCGGGCGGGGACCCGACGACCTCCGCTACTCCAACGCCCTCGTCGTCTGCGTGGGCAAGGACGACGCCGAGGTGGCCCGCCGAGCCGCCGCCATCGGGCGGGACGTCGACGAACTCAAGGCCAACGGCCTGGCCGGTACCCCGGCCGAGGTCGTGGAGAAGATCGGCGCGTACGGCGCCGCCGGCGCCTCCCGCGTCTACCTCCAACTGCTCGACCTCCACGACCTGGACCACCTGGAGCTGATCTCCGCCCAGGTGCTCTCCCAGGTCCGATAG